In the genome of Longimicrobium sp., the window CAATCTTTGACCGGCCAAGTGCTCCGATCAGCATCCCTAGTTCCAAGATCACGTTCTGCCTGGCACGTTTTCGTGTCCCTGTACCGCCAGCGGTGCGTGCGTGACCGACATCGTCGGGCGTAAGCAGTACGATTCCGAAATCCGCACCGGCGGAGCCACGTCTGATGTTCGCTTCTAGCGCTTCGATAATCGTTAGCCCGCCACCCGATTCCCGAGCGAGAACAACCGGCTCTAATTCCAGTTCCCGCAGGACGAGTACTAATTGATCTAGAGAGTGCTTATCGTGGCCATGGACCACGAAGATCTTCTTACCTTTAGGCTTCCGCTTTGTAGGCTGGATCTGAGCCTCTGTTGGACGTAGTGCCCTTTTTGCTCTTCGGTTCACGAACTTGCGGATTACTTCTTCGAGCCGCTGCTTGGGCCCTTCTTTTCCTTGAACGACCAGCCTGCCAGTCGAAATTGTCCAGTTGCAGCTGGCTCCCGTCTCAGTACGAAAGATTACCAGATTCGCTTTCTCCTCGATCACCACTGGCGTCCCAGAACCCGCAATCGCTTGTCTGAGGTCCTCAATGCTGCCGGAATAATTCAAGTTCTCACCCATCAACAGTTCCTTTCACCTCAAAGCTGCAGTCGTCCTGTCACCCCACTTCCTCTAGGTCCCAT includes:
- a CDS encoding nucleotide-binding protein, whose product is MGENLNYSGSIEDLRQAIAGSGTPVVIEEKANLVIFRTETGASCNWTISTGRLVVQGKEGPKQRLEEVIRKFVNRRAKRALRPTEAQIQPTKRKPKGKKIFVVHGHDKHSLDQLVLVLRELELEPVVLARESGGGLTIIEALEANIRRGSAGADFGIVLLTPDDVGHARTAGGTGTRKRARQNVILELGMLIGALGRSKIAILLTGDLELPSDIHGVLYAPFQSHVRETVPQLGKRLREAGFEITADAVLRASHS